One Nocardia sp. BMG111209 DNA segment encodes these proteins:
- a CDS encoding Fur family transcriptional regulator, whose protein sequence is MSTVSDFERMLRAAALRVTAPRLAVLAAAHDHPHSDTDTLIGLVREALETVSHQAVYDVLRVLTGAGLLRRIQPTGSVARYETRVGDNHHHVVCRLCGAIADVDCAIGATPCLTAADSSGFTIDEAEVIYWGRCPDCALLPTPDSR, encoded by the coding sequence GTGTCCACTGTGTCGGACTTCGAGCGGATGCTCCGAGCGGCCGCTCTGCGTGTGACAGCACCGCGACTGGCGGTGCTGGCCGCGGCGCACGACCATCCGCACTCCGATACGGACACCCTCATCGGCCTCGTCCGCGAGGCCCTGGAAACGGTGTCCCACCAGGCCGTATACGACGTACTGCGGGTGCTGACCGGCGCCGGGCTGCTGCGCCGCATCCAGCCGACGGGCTCCGTGGCGCGGTACGAGACCCGGGTGGGGGACAACCACCACCATGTCGTGTGCCGCTTGTGTGGCGCCATCGCCGATGTCGACTGTGCGATCGGCGCGACACCCTGCCTGACCGCCGCCGACAGCAGCGGCTTCACCATCGACGAGGCCGAGGTCATCTATTGGGGCCGGTGTCCCGACTGTGCTCTGCTGCCGACTCCCGACAGCCGTTGA
- a CDS encoding 3-hydroxybutyryl-CoA dehydrogenase: protein MDRIGVIGGGTMGAGIAEVAARNGGSVLVLERDREAADAAVARIETSLARAVKSGRLEQAAADEARGRITLTTTIGDFADRELVVEAAPEIESLKTEFFAELDALVSPETILATNTSSIPVVRIANATTRPERVLGIHFFNPVPVLPLVEIVVSLKTDRAVADQATAWARDTLGKRTIESKDQAGFIVNALLIPYLCSAIRMLESGFARPEDIDEGMVSGCAHPMGPLRLTDTIGLDVTLAVAESLYEEFREPHYAPPVLLRRMVESGYLGRKTKRGFYTY from the coding sequence GTGGATCGCATCGGAGTCATCGGCGGCGGCACCATGGGGGCCGGAATCGCCGAGGTCGCGGCCCGGAACGGCGGTAGCGTGCTGGTCCTCGAGCGCGACCGGGAGGCCGCCGACGCGGCCGTCGCGCGGATCGAGACCTCCTTGGCGCGGGCCGTGAAGTCCGGCCGGCTGGAGCAGGCGGCGGCCGACGAGGCCCGCGGCCGGATCACCCTCACCACCACGATCGGCGATTTCGCCGATCGGGAACTGGTGGTCGAGGCGGCCCCCGAGATCGAGTCGCTGAAGACGGAGTTCTTCGCCGAACTCGACGCGCTGGTCTCGCCCGAGACCATCCTGGCCACGAACACCTCCTCGATCCCGGTGGTCCGGATCGCCAACGCCACCACCCGCCCCGAGCGGGTGCTCGGTATCCACTTCTTCAACCCGGTGCCGGTGCTGCCGCTGGTCGAGATCGTGGTCAGCCTGAAGACCGACCGCGCGGTCGCCGACCAGGCCACCGCGTGGGCCCGCGACACCCTCGGCAAGCGCACCATCGAATCCAAGGATCAGGCCGGTTTCATCGTCAACGCGCTGCTGATCCCCTACCTGTGCTCGGCGATCCGCATGCTGGAATCCGGCTTCGCCCGCCCCGAGGACATCGACGAGGGCATGGTGTCCGGCTGTGCCCATCCGATGGGCCCGCTGCGGCTCACCGACACCATCGGCCTCGACGTCACCCTCGCCGTCGCCGAATCGCTGTACGAGGAGTTCCGCGAGCCGCACTACGCACCGCCGGTGTTGTTGCGCCGCATGGTCGAATCCGGCTATCTGGGCCGGAAGACCAAGCGCGGGTTCTACACCTACTGA